GAACCAAAAGAATGTCCCATGTGCGCGGAGGGCAGCGAACCGATCAAACCTGGTAGTCGAGGTAATTGAGACCGGTATGAGATGGAGAAGTGTCAAACAGGGCAAAATCGATAAATCACAAACCGAAACGAAACAAAAAGATTATAGCCCTGCGCCTATTTCAGATCGCCTCAAAGCCTTTTTAACCGATACTTTTATGATCACTATGCCTATTATGTATATTGTCATCTACCTTGTCATGGGTAGCAGAGAAGGTTTTCGCGAACATATGGCGGCAGGGTGGCTCTATATCATCATTCCCCATTATCTCATCGTAACGTTCCTTTGGACTATCAAGGGCGAAACGCCCGGGATGCGGGCATACGATATGAAAATCATCAGATGGAACAGTTTAGAAAATCCAAACTTTTTCCAATCCACCATCCGCTATATTGCCATGCCTTTTTCTATATTATCCATAGTTGGAGTAGTGATTGCATTCTTTAGAAAGGATAAAGCGACATTTCACGATCTCATTTCTTTGACTAGAATGATCCATGTTCCCAAAAAATAGGCTCTTTCTCCTTGTATCTACGTTTTATTTTTGGTTTTTCGCCATTATCGGCGTGTATGTTATCTATATGCCAAAAGTTTTGGAGCTCAAAGGGTACTCTTCATTCGAAATTGGTATCGTATTTGCCATGAGTCCATTAATGCGGTTTTTGACACCTTTTTTATTTTTAAAAAAATTTCGACTTGATCAAAAAGCGTTTGCTTTTTCGCTTCTTTTAGCTATCTCTTCTGGAATTCTTTTTTTCATAACGATCAGCAACTTTGTACTTTTTCTGATTCCCAACATCTTCATAGGAATCGCTTTTGCATTGATGCTTCCCTATGTAGAGACAATCGCTTTAGCCAAAATAGGAAAAGAGAAATACGGCAGAAGCAGACTCTTTGGTTCAATCGGATTCATTGTAGTTGCACTGGTTCTTGCTAAATTTATGGACAATCCAAATATCGCTTTAGATCTTCTTTTTATCACTATTCTTATGACGGTAGTCGTCTCTTTTTTCTTTTTACAAGAAACATCGATGGCAAAAATGAGTAAAGGCTCCATCAATTTTTTCAAACACTGGCCTTTGTGGGCCAATCTCTTTTTAATGCAGGTGAGTTTTGGACCATTCTATAACTTTTTTACTATCTATGAAAGCGAGCAGGGGTTAGATTATGCAACGATCAGCTATCTGTGGACATTCGGCGTTCTAGCTGAAATTATCATGCTCTATTTTCAAGCCCCATTGATGAAAAAAAATCTTCTTTCTTTACTGAAACTCTCATCTGGTATCACGGCGTTTCGATGGCTTCTCCTATTTCTTTTCCCAACAAATCTACCAATTCTTTACGTTTCTCAATCACTGCACGCTTTTAGTTTTGCACTCTACTACTCCGCAGCAATAAGCTACCTTTTCCATATCTACAACAACAAAACACTTGCACAACAGTTTTTTGGAGGAGTGAGTTTTGGCCTGGGCGGCATGGTGGGAAGTTTTCTTGCAGGTTTATTATATGGAAAATACCTTTTCTTATATGCAGCTGTCATAGCATTTTTATCATTTTTGGTTATAATTTTGGAAAGGCTAAAAAGGGATAGTAATGTTAAAAACAATTAAATCAAAATTTATAACTATGTTGATACTCTCATTGGTCCTCATTTTCCTGACTTTTTCTTTTTATCTCCTCAATAACACAAAATCACTTTTTACACAGCAGGGGGTCAAAAATATAGAAACACTCTCTCAAACAGCGTTTATAGCTTTGCGTACAAGTATGAATCTGGGTTCGAAAGAGGCGATTGAGTCAACGATACATGCACTGAAAAAGATAAAAGGAATATCGCATATTGAAATATATCGTTCTCGAAAAATCGATGAACTTTTTGGTCAAATCGAAAAAAATAATAATCGAAATCCCGTTATCCAAAAGGTTTTCCAAACCAAAAAGAAGATAATTCTCGCTCGAAAAAGTAAAATCGATTACTACAAACCATTGATTGCAAACAAAAGCTGCTTAACATGCCATACCAATGCCAAAATCGGTGAGGTTCTTGGCGTGATTGAAATAGGTCTTGATCAAAAGGATCTTGATGAGAAACTAGATAGTCTCACACGTATCGTCTTCTCCGCCATAATAATTTCTATTATCCTTTTGATCGGAATTTTTTCCTACTTTTTTCATAAAAATGTTTTCAAACCACTTACTGTTATGGCCCTCAGGGCTAAAGATATAGCAACGGGATCTGGCGATCTCACAAAAAGACTCAATTTCAAAAAAGAGGATGAGATCGCTCAGGTTGGAAAATGGATCGACAGATTTATCGAAAAAATCCAACAGATAGTTCGTAGTATTCAAGAAAAAGCTCATATCAACTTTACTATTGCCGATAAACTGAAAAAAGAGTCCAAAAGAGTTCATGCAACTCTGCTGAACAATATAGATCTCGTTAATCAGAGTGTAAAAGAGGGGGATAGAGTTAAAAAGGATCTCCAAGAGAGTCTCCAAAGCATCAAAAAGTCCCAAGAATATGTTGAAGAGGCAAAGAATAGGATCGATGCCGTTCAAGAATCGATATCACATCTGCTCACAGAGGTCAACAGACAATCCAAAAATGGTCTTGAAATAGCGAATCGTTTGGAACAACTTTCACAAAGAGCCATAGAAGTACGCAATGTACTTGATCTGATCGAAGATATCGCCACAAAAACCAATCTTTTAGCTCTCAATGCTGCCATTGAGGCTGCAAGAAGCGGCGAACATGGCAAAGGGTTTGCCGTTGTGGCAGATGAGGTACGAAATCTTGCAGAACAGTCTCAAAAAAGTCTGGCAGAATCGTATAAAATTATCGAACAGATCGTTGAAGATATCGTGGAAACAAGTAAATTGATGGCCCAAAATGCCAAAGAATTACAAGCTATTAACAATCAAGTCCATAAAAATGAAGAGGATATTTCACAGATTCACTCTTTCATGGATCAAGTAAACCAGATAAGCAATACCTCTTATGAACAATCGAAAGAGTTGGCACAATCGGTGGAAAATATCCTCTATAAAATCAATCAAGTCAAGGAGAGTTCAAGTAACAGTTTGCATAGTGTAGATTCTATCATTGAGATGATAAATGAACTAGAAGGGGTAGCCGAAGAACTG
The Nitratiruptor sp. SB155-2 genome window above contains:
- a CDS encoding methyl-accepting chemotaxis protein; translation: MLKTIKSKFITMLILSLVLIFLTFSFYLLNNTKSLFTQQGVKNIETLSQTAFIALRTSMNLGSKEAIESTIHALKKIKGISHIEIYRSRKIDELFGQIEKNNNRNPVIQKVFQTKKKIILARKSKIDYYKPLIANKSCLTCHTNAKIGEVLGVIEIGLDQKDLDEKLDSLTRIVFSAIIISIILLIGIFSYFFHKNVFKPLTVMALRAKDIATGSGDLTKRLNFKKEDEIAQVGKWIDRFIEKIQQIVRSIQEKAHINFTIADKLKKESKRVHATLLNNIDLVNQSVKEGDRVKKDLQESLQSIKKSQEYVEEAKNRIDAVQESISHLLTEVNRQSKNGLEIANRLEQLSQRAIEVRNVLDLIEDIATKTNLLALNAAIEAARSGEHGKGFAVVADEVRNLAEQSQKSLAESYKIIEQIVEDIVETSKLMAQNAKELQAINNQVHKNEEDISQIHSFMDQVNQISNTSYEQSKELAQSVENILYKINQVKESSSNSLHSVDSIIEMINELEGVAEELEKVLRQFKV
- a CDS encoding RDD family protein, encoding MRWRSVKQGKIDKSQTETKQKDYSPAPISDRLKAFLTDTFMITMPIMYIVIYLVMGSREGFREHMAAGWLYIIIPHYLIVTFLWTIKGETPGMRAYDMKIIRWNSLENPNFFQSTIRYIAMPFSILSIVGVVIAFFRKDKATFHDLISLTRMIHVPKK
- a CDS encoding MFS transporter yields the protein MFPKNRLFLLVSTFYFWFFAIIGVYVIYMPKVLELKGYSSFEIGIVFAMSPLMRFLTPFLFLKKFRLDQKAFAFSLLLAISSGILFFITISNFVLFLIPNIFIGIAFALMLPYVETIALAKIGKEKYGRSRLFGSIGFIVVALVLAKFMDNPNIALDLLFITILMTVVVSFFFLQETSMAKMSKGSINFFKHWPLWANLFLMQVSFGPFYNFFTIYESEQGLDYATISYLWTFGVLAEIIMLYFQAPLMKKNLLSLLKLSSGITAFRWLLLFLFPTNLPILYVSQSLHAFSFALYYSAAISYLFHIYNNKTLAQQFFGGVSFGLGGMVGSFLAGLLYGKYLFLYAAVIAFLSFLVIILERLKRDSNVKNN